CGGCTCGTTCCTCCAGCCTCCGCACCGTAGGGTCCTCCCCGAACACGTCATCCCCCACCGCGGCCTGGGCCATCGCCTGGCGCATCCCTGCGGTGGGCACGGTCACCGTGTCCGAGCGCAGGTCGATCACATCCATCCCTCCTCTCCGATCAGGGGCACGAACGTGCACGGGCACAGGCACCGGTGCACGAGCTGCTCCCCCCGTTTCTCGATCAACCACAGGTCCTGGCTCGTCTTCCCCCCGATGGGGATCACCAGTCGTCCCCCGTCCCCCAGTTGGTGGAGGAGGGACTGCGGGGCCCGGGGCGCGGCGGCGGTGACCACGATCGCCGGGAACGGGGCGGCCTCCGGCCAGCCCTTGGTCCCGTCCCCCACGCGGACCTGGATGTTCCGATACCCGAGCTGGGTCAGCCGCGCACGCGCGGCCCGGGCGAGCTCCGGGAGCCGCTCGATCGTGTACACCTCGCCCGCGAGCTCGGCGAGGATCGCCGTCTGATAGCCAGAGCCGGTGCCTACCTCCAGCACGCGATCCGTAGGGGCGGGGTCCAGCGCCTCGGTGGACAGGGCGACGATGTACGGCTGGGAGATGGTCTGGTCAAACCCGATAGGAAGCGGGCGGTCCTCGTAGGCGAAAGCGAGGAGCGATAGGGGCACGAACCGGTGGCGGGGGACGCGGCCCATCGCCGCCAGCACGCGCCCGTCGCGGATGCCCAAGGCCCTGAGCTCCGCCACCAGAGCCGCCCGCGCCCTCGCCAGCTCCGCCTCGTCGGACGGGGTCAGCTCCCCCACGGTTTGCCTTACTCCCCGCCCTGGCGAAACGCGGCCAGGGCGTCCCGGGCCCGGAGGAGATCCTGGGCCGGCACCAGGATCTGCACCTCCGCCAGCCCGTCCACCGTCACCGGGTACACCGATGCCGGGACATGGGTGCGGAACCGGACGGGGATCCCCTCCCCGGTGAGGAACCCGGCCAAAAGCTGGGCTTGGGGTTCGCCGATCACCGTAGTCAGCTTCTCCCAGCGGTCCATCCTGCCTCCCTTAAGTCGAGCTCGTTGTGCACGAGGGTAACGCACTGGTGGCCGTGGAGCACCTTGGGTCCCACCGACACACGGGGCGCATGCGCGAGGAGGGCGAGCTCCTCAGGGGTGAAGTCCTGGTGATCGGAGAGCACGAACGCCGGCCGTTCCGGGAGGGGCGCCGCCCGCAGCGGCTCCCCATCTTCGTTGAGGAGCACCGGCCGTAGTCCGGCCTCGCTCAGGGTGCCCATCAGGCCGGCCAGGCCCAGCCAGCGCACGGTGATCCCGGGGGTGGACTCCTCCTCCTCCCCCGGGCCGAGGCCCTGGGCCAGGCGCAGCGCCTCGCGCAGGAGGGCCCCGGTGGACCGCTCGTCCGGGTTCAGGTACCGCAACCGGCTGCCGGCAAGGGTGATCGCAAGCCGGTCCCGGATCACCAGGTGGAGCACCACGTCCTTCCTGATCCCGTGCGACAGGAGGAACGCGTCCACCGCGCACCGGCAGAGCACATCCAGCCGCCCTGCCCCCCCGGCGAGGTCGGAAAGGGGGAACCCGCCGTCCAGAGGCGCGGTATGGCTGACCACCACGAACGTCCGCATCTTAACCATGCTACTCGACCCCCCTCGCCCGGGCCAACGGCGGCCCGGGCGATCGGTGCGGGCAGCCGAGGTCGACAGGGCACCGGGCTGCGTGAGGAGAACAACGCGAAATCCTGTCTAAGAAAGGGTTTTGACCGACACGGAGCCGCGC
This sequence is a window from Candidatus Acetothermia bacterium. Protein-coding genes within it:
- a CDS encoding protein-L-isoaspartate(D-aspartate) O-methyltransferase, with the translated sequence MTPSDEAELARARAALVAELRALGIRDGRVLAAMGRVPRHRFVPLSLLAFAYEDRPLPIGFDQTISQPYIVALSTEALDPAPTDRVLEVGTGSGYQTAILAELAGEVYTIERLPELARAARARLTQLGYRNIQVRVGDGTKGWPEAAPFPAIVVTAAAPRAPQSLLHQLGDGGRLVIPIGGKTSQDLWLIEKRGEQLVHRCLCPCTFVPLIGEEGWM
- the trmY gene encoding tRNA (pseudouridine(54)-N(1))-methyltransferase TrmY is translated as MRTFVVVSHTAPLDGGFPLSDLAGGAGRLDVLCRCAVDAFLLSHGIRKDVVLHLVIRDRLAITLAGSRLRYLNPDERSTGALLREALRLAQGLGPGEEEESTPGITVRWLGLAGLMGTLSEAGLRPVLLNEDGEPLRAAPLPERPAFVLSDHQDFTPEELALLAHAPRVSVGPKVLHGHQCVTLVHNELDLREAGWTAGRS